The following proteins are co-located in the Nitrospiraceae bacterium genome:
- the ettA gene encoding energy-dependent translational throttle protein EttA, with translation MSTNDRQIIFSLVGVGRIHPPKKQVLKDIYLSFFYGAKIGVLGLNGSGKSTLLRIIAGVDTNYIGNITFSKGYSIGLFEQEPYLEPGKTVKEVVEEGRAEVAKLLRDYEEISQAFSGDVSPEEMEKLLERQGRLQEQIEAVNGWELEHQLEIAMDALRCPPPDTKVDHLSGGERRRVALCRLLIQEPDILLLDEPTNHLDAETVGWLEQHLQEYKGTVIAVTHDRYFLDNVAGWILELDRGQGIPFQGNYSSWLEQKQARLAQEEKSESKRQKTLERELEWIRMSPKGRQAKGKARVTKYEQLVSEEQSQQTDDLEIYIPSGPRLGDVVVEATNLSKSYGDSLLFDNLSFSLPKGGIVGVVGPNGAGKSTLFKIIAGLVKPDTGTLTLGETVVLGYVDQNREIDGHLNVWECISDGKETVTLGKMEVNSRGYVSRFNFSGSDQQKMVKDLSGGERNRVHLARTLKEGANLLLLDEPTNDLDVNTLRALEEGLNHFGGCAVISSHDRWFLDRVATHILAFEGNSQVSWYEGNYSEYEANRKKRLGKAAERPHQIRYRKLTKS, from the coding sequence ATGAGTACGAATGATCGACAAATTATATTTTCTTTGGTGGGTGTGGGCCGCATCCATCCCCCGAAAAAGCAGGTCTTGAAAGATATCTACCTGTCATTTTTTTACGGGGCAAAAATCGGGGTATTGGGATTGAACGGGTCGGGAAAGAGTACCCTTCTCAGAATTATTGCCGGCGTGGATACCAACTATATCGGGAACATTACCTTCTCGAAGGGGTATTCCATAGGACTGTTTGAACAGGAGCCCTATTTGGAACCTGGGAAAACGGTGAAAGAAGTCGTTGAAGAAGGGCGGGCGGAGGTTGCCAAATTGCTTCGAGATTACGAAGAGATCAGTCAGGCTTTTTCCGGAGATGTGAGTCCCGAAGAGATGGAGAAGTTGCTCGAACGGCAGGGCAGGCTGCAAGAGCAAATCGAAGCGGTCAATGGGTGGGAGTTGGAGCATCAGTTGGAAATCGCCATGGATGCCCTTCGCTGTCCTCCACCGGATACCAAAGTTGACCACTTGTCCGGAGGCGAACGTCGGAGGGTGGCTTTGTGCCGGTTGCTGATCCAGGAACCCGACATCCTGCTGCTTGATGAGCCCACAAACCATCTAGATGCCGAAACGGTAGGGTGGTTGGAGCAACACCTTCAGGAATATAAGGGCACCGTGATTGCAGTGACCCATGACCGGTATTTTTTAGACAATGTGGCTGGGTGGATCCTGGAGTTGGACCGGGGGCAAGGGATTCCATTCCAGGGCAATTATTCTTCCTGGTTGGAGCAGAAGCAGGCGAGACTGGCGCAGGAAGAAAAATCCGAGTCGAAACGCCAAAAAACGTTGGAACGGGAACTGGAATGGATTCGTATGTCTCCCAAAGGCCGCCAGGCTAAGGGGAAAGCCCGTGTAACGAAATATGAACAATTAGTGAGTGAGGAGCAGAGTCAACAGACTGACGATTTGGAGATTTATATTCCTTCTGGCCCGCGGCTTGGTGATGTCGTGGTGGAAGCCACCAATCTCTCGAAGAGCTATGGGGATTCCCTGCTGTTTGATAATCTCTCGTTTTCTTTGCCCAAAGGCGGCATCGTTGGTGTGGTTGGGCCAAATGGGGCGGGAAAGTCCACCCTGTTTAAAATTATTGCCGGGTTGGTCAAGCCGGATACCGGGACTCTAACTTTGGGGGAGACCGTTGTCCTGGGCTATGTGGATCAGAATCGCGAGATTGATGGTCATTTGAATGTTTGGGAATGTATTTCTGATGGAAAAGAAACCGTCACATTAGGAAAGATGGAAGTAAATTCGCGCGGGTATGTGTCCCGGTTTAATTTTTCAGGATCTGATCAACAAAAAATGGTGAAGGATTTATCAGGTGGAGAACGCAATCGGGTGCATTTAGCCCGCACGCTGAAAGAGGGTGCGAACCTGTTATTGCTGGATGAGCCGACGAACGATCTGGATGTCAATACTCTGCGGGCTTTAGAGGAGGGATTGAATCATTTTGGAGGTTGTGCGGTGATCAGCAGTCATGACCGATGGTTTCTGGATCGCGTAGCCACCCATATATTAGCCTTTGAAGGGAACAGCCAGGTGAGTTGGTATGAAGGTAATTACAGTGAATATGAAGCAAATCGGAAAAAGCGATTGGGGAAGGCCGCAGAACGTCCCCATCAAATACGTTACAGAAAACTGACCAAATCCTGA
- a CDS encoding outer membrane beta-barrel protein, producing the protein MMVDKWVKTIIAVLALLFALSVGSPFVRAENKWGVGTDIGFLSDTTDDTVFTLSFQGDYFLNSQVSVGPQLLFSPGGDLTQVTLAGIGRYYIPIGAVTVIPFGGIGFVYADLEQGRRDDSDVSYSFPFGATAAFKINRTVDLSSTLILTFQDIELNNRKSSDNFNIGMLFGFRFQP; encoded by the coding sequence ATGATGGTCGATAAGTGGGTAAAAACGATCATAGCCGTCTTAGCCCTTCTTTTTGCGCTCTCAGTGGGCAGTCCTTTTGTACGTGCGGAAAACAAGTGGGGGGTGGGAACGGATATCGGGTTCCTATCAGATACCACCGACGACACGGTGTTCACACTTAGTTTCCAGGGAGACTATTTTCTCAACTCACAAGTCTCTGTTGGCCCACAGCTCTTGTTTTCTCCCGGTGGAGACCTCACGCAAGTCACCTTGGCCGGAATCGGTCGGTACTACATTCCCATCGGTGCAGTCACCGTCATTCCTTTTGGCGGAATTGGCTTTGTCTATGCGGATTTGGAACAAGGCCGTCGTGATGACAGCGATGTCAGTTATAGCTTTCCTTTTGGGGCTACCGCAGCGTTTAAGATCAATCGGACCGTTGATCTGTCAAGTACACTCATATTGACCTTCCAGGATATTGAACTGAATAATCGGAAAAGTAGCGACAATTTCAACATCGGGATGTTATTCGGCTTTCGGTTCCAACCCTAA
- the purE gene encoding 5-(carboxyamino)imidazole ribonucleotide mutase, with amino-acid sequence MAESSFRVAILMGSKSDWDTMRLAGEMLTKLDIAHESHVLSAHRASDALGEYIREAEAGGVQVFIVGAGGAAHLAGVIAAKTQLPVLGVPLQSKSLQGLDSLLSIVQMPKGIPVGTLAIGGAGAVNAALLAAAILALADASLSKRLDAYREEQTRAVLVERL; translated from the coding sequence ATGGCTGAGTCATCATTTCGGGTCGCAATCCTTATGGGCAGCAAATCGGATTGGGACACGATGCGATTAGCCGGCGAGATGCTGACTAAGCTGGATATAGCCCATGAGAGTCACGTCCTTTCTGCGCACAGGGCCTCAGATGCGTTGGGGGAGTATATTCGCGAAGCGGAAGCAGGTGGAGTGCAGGTGTTTATTGTTGGAGCCGGAGGGGCGGCCCATTTAGCCGGGGTCATTGCAGCCAAAACTCAATTGCCGGTGTTGGGAGTCCCCCTGCAATCAAAATCTCTGCAAGGCCTCGATTCCCTCTTGTCCATTGTGCAAATGCCCAAAGGTATTCCTGTCGGAACTTTGGCCATAGGGGGCGCCGGAGCCGTGAATGCAGCGTTGTTGGCTGCTGCGATTTTAGCCCTGGCCGATGCTTCGCTCTCCAAACGGTTGGATGCCTATCGGGAAGAACAAACGCGTGCTGTGTTGGTAGAACGGTTGTGA
- a CDS encoding methylated-DNA--[protein]-cysteine S-methyltransferase — MKPPAPPKASKDSGIFYWISPSPVGRLLLVGNPDGLQALQFQDGAHPLDIQPSWTHSRQPFRAVLEQLEEYFDGSRTRFQLTLNLQGTPFQRHVWKALQRIPYGRTVSYGEIAQQVGSPKASRAVGAANGQNPVSIIVPCHRVIGSNGKLVGYGGGLPIKTALLALEQSRH, encoded by the coding sequence ATGAAGCCACCAGCGCCCCCAAAAGCCTCAAAGGATTCCGGGATTTTTTACTGGATTAGTCCCAGCCCGGTTGGCCGCCTTCTCCTGGTGGGAAACCCAGATGGGTTACAGGCCCTGCAGTTTCAAGATGGAGCCCACCCTTTGGACATCCAGCCGTCATGGACACATTCGCGCCAGCCGTTTCGCGCGGTGCTTGAGCAACTGGAGGAATACTTTGACGGTTCCCGGACACGGTTTCAGCTCACATTGAATCTTCAAGGGACCCCCTTTCAGCGTCATGTCTGGAAGGCCCTGCAACGTATTCCCTATGGCCGAACGGTGTCGTATGGGGAAATTGCTCAACAGGTCGGCAGCCCGAAGGCCTCACGAGCCGTGGGAGCCGCCAATGGCCAAAATCCCGTCTCTATTATCGTGCCGTGTCATCGGGTGATCGGATCTAATGGAAAACTGGTCGGCTATGGCGGGGGACTGCCCATCAAAACCGCTCTATTAGCATTGGAACAGTCAAGGCATTGA
- a CDS encoding DUF2791 family P-loop domain-containing protein — MSKLIEALNRLQSVRTEEGLPSSLSLLTDSRRDKSESVQHRQPDTKPSSRNHTPAEESPRFNLALGEWLGILHDEYLGSFVREGGGAVKFAVFPGEDVLKVCQQELEGLAKREGYVLAKVDARFTKAHMIERLFQKIAKQIDWDELAYRFLQRLLEEHGHQIPSDRQEFSLRQVAIVNERKEPMLRRDIQTWMEKAIEGDSGLCREFRMAMIRLCMAQLDAGDSDRVLATAVKEWLCGDLRLVSGVKKALIYQKISRHNARYMLSSLTRWLRLTGQGGLILSLDISRYLMKKDVLPNDGSLSFSPSATIDLYELLRQFIDSADEMEGLLMVVLAPQEFLTDSRRGVDRYEALKLRVWDDVRPKHRQNPLSSLVRIQDHHQPVSEGEHAISTNTPRRMVPDGEARRVIEGLRAGVPNRHVVTTLGCLQPEAEGRFRRLLEATQQNITTGPCPRGMVIEGAFGSGKSHILEYLQNLALDANFICSRIVISKETPLYHPVRLYYSAIEAAVIPDKRGEVFAEIAGQCDVWAPRYKDLVTWVNNPESQIDPRFAATLMLYERLSSDMELGHRMTRFWTGDPIGVGDLKKYLQEAGFGERYAFGKISAAELALQRFHFAARLMQAAGYAGWILLIDEAELIGRYSVNQRAKSYAEVARLMNLDGGPPLPGLGAVLALTTDFREEVLEKKGDKVKLLEKLRAKNTEAERMLADKAEKGMSLLESQRIPLGQPPNDIIQESYQTIRSLHLKGHGWHMWENAANDPAQIIPGTSMRKYVKSWVTHWDSLRFYPGEACEIEVSAWKPSCVEQGDPQEANPEEGSQQGSHGGRFAVETDSTMAGKSEDQEFAAHGTPHTSGSFTNGPNGPKTTF, encoded by the coding sequence ATGAGTAAATTAATTGAGGCCTTAAATCGCTTACAGTCCGTGAGAACAGAAGAAGGTCTTCCTTCCTCCCTTTCTTTGCTCACTGACTCACGTCGGGACAAGTCGGAATCTGTGCAACACCGTCAGCCGGATACGAAACCCTCGTCCAGAAACCATACTCCCGCCGAGGAGAGTCCACGATTTAATCTGGCTCTCGGCGAATGGCTGGGCATTCTTCACGATGAATATCTTGGGAGTTTTGTCCGTGAAGGGGGTGGAGCGGTCAAGTTTGCCGTGTTTCCGGGTGAGGACGTATTGAAAGTCTGCCAACAGGAATTAGAGGGACTGGCCAAACGTGAAGGATATGTCCTGGCAAAAGTCGATGCGCGATTCACAAAAGCCCACATGATCGAGCGACTATTTCAGAAAATTGCCAAACAAATAGATTGGGATGAACTCGCCTATCGGTTCCTCCAAAGGTTGCTCGAAGAGCATGGACATCAAATTCCTTCAGACCGACAAGAATTCTCGTTGCGGCAGGTTGCGATAGTGAATGAACGCAAGGAGCCCATGCTACGCCGGGATATTCAAACATGGATGGAAAAAGCCATTGAAGGCGATTCGGGCCTGTGCCGTGAATTTCGCATGGCGATGATCCGGCTGTGTATGGCTCAGTTGGATGCCGGCGATTCCGATCGTGTCCTGGCCACAGCGGTGAAAGAGTGGTTATGTGGAGACCTTCGACTTGTGAGTGGAGTCAAAAAGGCGCTCATTTACCAAAAAATCTCGCGTCATAATGCACGGTACATGCTGTCTTCTTTAACTCGCTGGCTTCGATTAACCGGACAGGGAGGCCTCATTCTCTCACTTGACATCTCTCGGTATCTTATGAAAAAGGATGTCCTGCCGAATGATGGCTCTCTGTCATTTTCTCCATCAGCCACCATAGATTTGTATGAATTGCTTCGTCAATTTATTGATTCGGCTGATGAGATGGAAGGCTTGCTGATGGTAGTCCTGGCTCCGCAGGAGTTCCTGACCGATTCCCGCCGTGGCGTGGATCGGTATGAGGCTTTGAAATTGCGAGTATGGGATGACGTTCGTCCGAAGCACCGTCAGAATCCATTGTCATCCTTGGTCAGGATTCAAGATCATCATCAGCCGGTTTCTGAGGGAGAGCATGCGATTTCCACCAACACGCCGAGGAGAATGGTGCCTGATGGAGAAGCCCGTCGTGTCATTGAAGGTCTTCGGGCGGGGGTGCCGAACCGGCATGTGGTGACAACGCTTGGATGCCTCCAGCCAGAGGCGGAAGGACGCTTTCGGCGGTTATTGGAAGCCACACAGCAAAACATTACGACGGGTCCGTGCCCCCGTGGGATGGTGATCGAGGGCGCGTTCGGCAGTGGAAAATCCCATATCCTGGAGTATCTCCAAAACCTGGCGCTGGATGCCAATTTCATCTGCAGCCGGATTGTGATCAGTAAGGAGACGCCTCTGTACCACCCTGTTCGTTTGTATTATTCTGCGATCGAAGCTGCGGTGATCCCCGACAAACGAGGGGAAGTGTTTGCGGAAATTGCGGGTCAATGTGATGTCTGGGCACCCCGCTATAAGGATCTTGTGACATGGGTGAATAATCCGGAAAGTCAGATTGATCCCAGGTTTGCCGCGACGTTGATGCTGTATGAACGATTAAGCTCTGATATGGAGTTGGGCCACCGGATGACGCGATTTTGGACGGGAGACCCCATCGGGGTAGGGGATTTAAAAAAGTACCTGCAAGAAGCCGGATTTGGAGAGCGGTATGCGTTTGGAAAAATATCGGCCGCAGAATTGGCGCTTCAGCGCTTTCACTTTGCGGCTCGACTGATGCAAGCTGCGGGATATGCCGGGTGGATACTCTTGATCGATGAAGCCGAACTGATTGGCCGATATTCGGTGAATCAGCGCGCGAAATCCTATGCTGAAGTGGCACGCCTTATGAATTTGGATGGTGGTCCTCCTCTGCCCGGATTGGGTGCTGTGCTGGCATTAACCACTGATTTTCGGGAAGAGGTTCTAGAGAAAAAGGGTGACAAGGTCAAACTTTTGGAGAAACTTCGAGCCAAGAATACGGAGGCCGAACGGATGTTGGCCGACAAAGCAGAGAAAGGCATGAGCTTATTGGAGTCCCAACGCATTCCTCTTGGACAGCCACCGAACGATATTATTCAAGAATCCTATCAGACGATTCGATCGCTTCACCTGAAAGGGCATGGGTGGCATATGTGGGAAAATGCGGCAAATGATCCGGCCCAAATTATCCCAGGAACCAGTATGCGGAAATATGTGAAGAGTTGGGTGACACATTGGGATTCACTTCGTTTCTATCCCGGAGAAGCGTGTGAAATCGAAGTGTCGGCATGGAAGCCGTCTTGTGTTGAGCAGGGAGATCCCCAGGAAGCCAACCCGGAAGAGGGCAGCCAGCAGGGAAGCCATGGGGGGCGTTTTGCGGTGGAAACCGATTCGACCATGGCGGGAAAATCTGAAGACCAGGAATTTGCTGCCCACGGGACTCCACACACCTCCGGCTCCTTCACGAATGGCCCGAATGGTCCTAAAACTACTTTCTAA
- a CDS encoding YtxH domain-containing protein, translating into MNRFSLVGLSLACALGLMASLSGCGETEGPAEKAGKTLDQAAEKTTESVKEAMESTGKAMDNAAEKTGEALNEAMESTEKMAEDTAKH; encoded by the coding sequence ATGAATCGATTTTCCCTAGTAGGGCTAAGTCTCGCCTGTGCGCTTGGACTGATGGCTTCTCTTTCAGGGTGCGGGGAAACGGAAGGTCCTGCGGAAAAAGCCGGGAAGACCCTCGATCAGGCGGCAGAAAAAACAACCGAATCCGTCAAAGAGGCCATGGAAAGCACTGGGAAAGCCATGGATAACGCGGCCGAAAAAACCGGAGAAGCCCTCAACGAAGCAATGGAAAGCACCGAGAAAATGGCAGAGGATACCGCAAAACATTAA
- a CDS encoding XRE family transcriptional regulator, with product MALIAQSLNVPESWLHHDPRTLLRLWNDSDEENPELPDTSSPDPLFQRIIQTSRDYQDLFVLLTSLLHHGDPKLIRAAQVNLQSLFKQVRPTTVPWGSRPPGHFEPPSD from the coding sequence ATGGCGTTAATTGCCCAATCTTTGAATGTGCCTGAGTCCTGGCTCCATCATGATCCCCGGACTCTTCTGCGATTATGGAATGACTCTGACGAAGAGAATCCTGAACTGCCGGACACCTCTTCCCCCGATCCCCTCTTTCAACGCATTATCCAAACCAGCCGTGATTACCAAGACCTCTTCGTCTTGCTCACGAGCCTGCTGCACCACGGTGATCCCAAGTTAATTCGCGCGGCTCAGGTTAACCTCCAAAGCCTTTTCAAGCAGGTGCGCCCCACCACTGTTCCCTGGGGTTCGAGGCCTCCAGGGCACTTCGAACCTCCCAGCGATTAA
- a CDS encoding rRNA pseudouridine synthase: MPDFKRLGAGAGPSPPARTSVILFHKPKGYLVTRNDERERKTVYHLLPPFLMQEGWVPIGRLDKDSRGLLLLTQDGQLVDRLTAPGGCEKTYEVEIRGRISDDDLSRVLQGVPTSIGILKVHRVIKKREVGPKTQLEVVLQEGKNRHLRRIFHALKDPKFHTPLKVLDLKRVQIGPLTLDIPAGTWRFSTPDEEMQLLAISNIARHRG, from the coding sequence ATGCCTGACTTTAAGAGATTGGGGGCCGGAGCAGGACCTTCTCCTCCGGCGCGAACCAGCGTCATCCTGTTCCATAAGCCCAAAGGGTATCTGGTGACTCGAAATGATGAGAGGGAGAGAAAGACAGTCTATCATCTCCTACCGCCTTTCTTAATGCAGGAAGGCTGGGTACCAATCGGCCGATTGGACAAAGACTCCCGAGGCCTTTTGCTCTTGACTCAAGATGGACAATTGGTTGACCGGCTCACCGCGCCGGGCGGATGCGAAAAAACCTATGAGGTTGAGATCCGGGGAAGAATTTCAGACGATGACTTATCCCGCGTGTTACAGGGAGTTCCCACTTCCATCGGAATATTAAAAGTGCACAGGGTTATAAAAAAAAGAGAAGTCGGACCTAAAACGCAGCTGGAGGTCGTCTTACAGGAAGGGAAAAACCGGCATCTCCGTCGAATCTTTCATGCCCTGAAAGATCCAAAATTTCACACGCCGCTCAAAGTTCTCGATCTCAAACGCGTACAAATCGGGCCTTTGACCCTGGATATCCCCGCAGGGACATGGAGATTTTCAACACCAGACGAGGAGATGCAATTGTTGGCTATTTCCAACATAGCAAGACATCGGGGTTGA
- a CDS encoding glutamine--tRNA ligase/YqeY domain fusion protein: MSSPDQHVSIDFIRAKVIADLENQTTGKRVHTRFPPEPNGHLHIGHAKSICLNFGIAREFGGLCNLRFDDTNPTKESMEYVSSIQEDVRWLGFDWEDRLFFASDYFEQLYQFAVRLIQTGHAYVDSLTAEEIRIFRGTLTEPGKDSPFRNRTIEENLALFTRMRSGEFEDGAHVLRAKIDMASPNINLRDPALYRIRHASHYRTGDDWCLYPTYDFAHPLSDSLEGITHSLCTLEFEDHRPLYDWLLRVCEVSSYPQQIEFARLNLGHTVMSKRKLHQLVEEKHVNGWGDPRLPTLKGLRRRGYTPEAIRNFCERVGVAKRDSVIEMALLEHAIREDLNRSAPRVMAVLHPLKVIIENYPDGQVEVLEAINNPEDLTQGKREIPFSRELFIEQDDFREDPPKKFFRLSPGQEVRLRYAYIIRCVGVEKDPETGKVTALRCTFDPETKSGGSQSSRKVKGTLHWVSAQHALPAEVRLYEALMTEPNPGSGSDPQDLHHLLNPHSLTVLSDCQVEPGLSGAPSGSRFQFERQGYFCLDPDSTQDRLVFNRTVPLRDTWAKIEKK, encoded by the coding sequence ATGTCGTCACCAGACCAACATGTTTCCATCGACTTTATCAGAGCCAAGGTTATTGCCGACCTGGAAAACCAGACTACTGGCAAACGAGTGCACACCCGTTTTCCCCCTGAACCTAACGGGCATTTACATATTGGTCATGCGAAATCCATCTGTTTGAATTTTGGCATTGCCCGGGAATTCGGAGGTCTGTGTAATCTTCGTTTCGATGATACGAATCCGACCAAGGAGAGCATGGAATATGTCTCTTCAATTCAGGAAGATGTCCGGTGGTTGGGCTTTGATTGGGAAGATCGCCTCTTTTTTGCCTCGGACTATTTTGAGCAGCTGTATCAATTTGCGGTGCGACTGATTCAAACCGGCCATGCCTACGTCGATAGTTTAACGGCCGAGGAAATCCGGATTTTTCGAGGGACGCTGACTGAGCCAGGGAAGGATAGCCCGTTCCGGAATCGCACCATTGAAGAAAATTTGGCCTTATTTACCCGAATGCGGTCCGGAGAATTTGAGGACGGGGCCCATGTGTTGCGTGCCAAAATAGATATGGCCTCGCCGAATATTAATCTGCGAGATCCAGCTTTGTATCGTATCCGACATGCCTCGCACTATCGGACCGGGGATGACTGGTGCCTCTATCCCACCTATGATTTTGCGCATCCTCTTTCCGATTCGTTAGAGGGCATTACGCATTCGTTGTGTACCCTGGAGTTTGAGGATCACCGTCCCTTATATGATTGGTTGCTCCGGGTGTGTGAGGTCTCGAGTTATCCCCAGCAGATAGAATTTGCCCGTTTGAATCTCGGGCATACGGTGATGAGTAAACGCAAGCTTCACCAGTTGGTGGAGGAGAAGCATGTGAACGGGTGGGGAGATCCCCGGTTGCCCACCTTGAAAGGGCTGCGGCGTCGAGGTTATACGCCTGAAGCGATTCGCAATTTTTGTGAGCGGGTGGGAGTGGCGAAACGTGACAGTGTGATTGAAATGGCCTTGTTGGAGCATGCTATTCGGGAAGATCTGAACCGGTCGGCTCCACGGGTGATGGCGGTATTACATCCGCTGAAAGTCATTATTGAGAATTATCCGGATGGGCAGGTTGAGGTCTTAGAGGCGATCAATAATCCTGAGGATCTCACTCAAGGCAAACGGGAAATCCCTTTTTCTCGTGAGCTATTTATTGAACAAGATGATTTCCGCGAAGATCCACCGAAAAAGTTTTTTCGCTTATCTCCAGGACAGGAAGTACGTCTGCGCTACGCCTATATTATTCGCTGTGTCGGTGTCGAGAAAGATCCCGAAACCGGAAAAGTGACGGCTTTACGATGTACTTTCGATCCTGAAACGAAAAGTGGCGGGAGCCAATCGAGTCGAAAGGTGAAAGGGACTCTCCACTGGGTCTCTGCTCAGCATGCCCTTCCTGCCGAAGTAAGACTGTATGAGGCCTTGATGACTGAACCGAATCCAGGTTCGGGGAGTGATCCTCAGGACCTGCACCATCTGCTCAATCCACATTCCTTGACCGTGTTGTCTGATTGCCAGGTCGAACCCGGTCTCAGCGGAGCGCCATCAGGTAGTCGGTTTCAATTTGAGCGGCAGGGATATTTTTGTCTTGATCCGGATTCTACTCAGGATCGTTTGGTGTTTAACCGGACGGTACCTCTTCGAGATACATGGGCGAAAATTGAAAAGAAGTGA
- a CDS encoding NUDIX hydrolase: protein MKYCAQCGSLVEEKIPSGETLFRAVCPSCHTIHYENPKIVAGSIPEWEDKILLCRRAIEPRLGLWTFPAGFMELGESTEEAATRETLEEAHAEIRIHSLFGIFSLPHVSQVYVVYRAHLQNLNFKPGPESLEVQLISLADIPWKDLAFPVIHESLTRYVMDIQTSTSQTHSSVVPTQKPPSFYSS, encoded by the coding sequence ATCAAATACTGTGCTCAATGTGGAAGCCTAGTTGAAGAAAAAATTCCTTCGGGTGAAACCCTCTTCAGAGCCGTATGTCCATCCTGCCATACCATTCACTATGAAAACCCCAAAATCGTGGCGGGCAGCATTCCCGAATGGGAAGACAAAATTCTCTTATGCCGGCGGGCTATCGAGCCTCGCTTAGGGCTCTGGACCTTTCCAGCTGGATTTATGGAATTAGGCGAGAGCACCGAAGAGGCGGCAACCCGGGAAACTCTGGAAGAAGCACACGCGGAAATCAGGATTCATAGCCTATTTGGGATATTTAGCCTTCCACATGTCTCTCAGGTCTATGTGGTCTACCGGGCCCATCTTCAAAATCTGAACTTTAAACCCGGCCCGGAAAGCCTGGAGGTCCAACTGATCTCCCTAGCCGACATCCCCTGGAAGGATCTGGCCTTCCCTGTCATCCATGAATCCTTAACTCGATACGTCATGGATATCCAAACCTCCACCTCTCAAACCCATTCTTCCGTCGTTCCCACCCAAAAACCTCCGTCCTTTTATTCATCCTAA
- a CDS encoding peroxiredoxin, producing MAIRLGDEAPNFTAETTQGTVNFHEWLGDGWGILFSHPKDFTPVCTTELGTMANMTEEFKKRNVKVLAISVDPLDSHKGWIKDINETQHCTVGYPIIADPEKKVATLYDMIHPNALDNMTVRSVFVIGPDKKVKLTLTYPASTGRNFNEILRVIDSLQLTAKHKVATPANWKDGEDCIITPAVTDAEIPALFPKGHRAVKPYLRYTPQPNR from the coding sequence ATGGCAATACGTCTGGGAGATGAAGCACCAAATTTTACAGCCGAAACAACCCAAGGCACTGTGAATTTCCATGAATGGCTCGGTGACGGATGGGGCATCCTCTTTTCACACCCTAAAGATTTCACCCCCGTGTGCACCACGGAATTGGGAACCATGGCGAACATGACGGAAGAGTTTAAAAAACGAAATGTGAAAGTATTGGCTATCAGCGTGGATCCGCTCGACTCCCATAAAGGTTGGATCAAAGACATTAATGAAACTCAACACTGCACGGTGGGTTATCCCATTATTGCCGACCCCGAAAAAAAGGTCGCAACCCTCTATGATATGATTCATCCCAATGCCCTCGATAATATGACCGTTCGCTCGGTGTTCGTGATCGGACCGGATAAAAAGGTCAAATTAACCCTCACCTATCCCGCTTCAACTGGCAGGAATTTCAACGAAATTCTTCGTGTAATTGACTCACTGCAATTAACAGCCAAACATAAAGTTGCCACACCGGCAAACTGGAAAGACGGAGAGGATTGTATTATCACGCCAGCCGTGACGGATGCAGAAATACCCGCATTGTTTCCGAAAGGTCACCGCGCGGTGAAACCCTATCTTCGCTACACCCCCCAACCCAACCGCTAG